A section of the Cryobacterium soli genome encodes:
- a CDS encoding sigma-70 family RNA polymerase sigma factor, with translation MTTIIHTPTTPKTARTAATTAAPTRQPAPTRQPATTRPDGDPTEPTTDYVPSAAASASATSRYSRASTDAFGDYLRRIGKGPLLSAEDEVDLARKIEVGLFAEEKMSRAAADGVTLSSEFKRELTCLVFEGRRAKNHFIEANLRLVVSIAKHYSGRGVPIMDLVQDGNIGLVRAVEKYDFMTGFKFSTYATWWIRQAIHRGMADKSRMIRIPVHTAEKLNKIKRIRRDLTSTLDREPTLREIAELSQIAVRDVSRLLQYDNEPISLHAPVGDGIGDIAELIIDDDLPQPDECATITLRAADITFYLDALPDRERSILTARFGLTGEEPRTLDQIAVIQGVTRERVRQIEKRALALLKVPRLERYLRD, from the coding sequence ATGACCACCATCATCCACACACCCACCACGCCCAAGACCGCCCGGACCGCAGCCACGACGGCCGCGCCCACCCGCCAGCCGGCGCCCACCCGTCAGCCCGCCACCACGCGTCCGGACGGCGATCCCACCGAGCCCACCACCGACTACGTCCCCTCCGCCGCCGCCAGCGCCTCCGCGACCTCTCGCTACAGCCGGGCGTCGACGGATGCGTTCGGCGACTACCTGCGCCGCATCGGCAAGGGCCCCCTGCTGTCGGCAGAGGACGAGGTGGACCTGGCCCGCAAGATCGAGGTCGGCCTGTTCGCCGAGGAGAAGATGTCCAGGGCCGCGGCCGACGGGGTCACCCTGTCATCCGAGTTCAAGCGGGAACTCACCTGCCTCGTCTTCGAGGGCAGGCGCGCCAAGAACCACTTCATCGAGGCCAACCTGCGCCTGGTGGTGAGCATCGCCAAGCACTACTCCGGCCGCGGCGTTCCGATCATGGACCTCGTGCAGGACGGCAACATCGGCTTGGTCCGCGCCGTCGAGAAGTACGATTTCATGACCGGTTTCAAGTTCTCCACGTACGCCACCTGGTGGATCCGCCAGGCCATCCACCGCGGCATGGCCGACAAGTCGCGAATGATCCGTATCCCCGTGCACACCGCAGAGAAGCTGAACAAGATCAAGCGCATCCGGCGGGACCTCACCAGCACCCTCGACCGGGAACCCACGCTCAGGGAGATCGCCGAGCTCTCCCAGATCGCGGTGCGCGATGTCTCCCGCCTGTTGCAGTACGACAACGAGCCCATCTCCTTGCACGCTCCCGTCGGTGACGGTATCGGGGACATCGCCGAGCTGATCATCGACGATGACCTGCCGCAACCCGACGAATGCGCCACGATCACCCTGCGCGCGGCCGACATCACCTTCTACCTCGACGCCCTGCCCGACCGGGAACGCTCGATCCTCACGGCCCGGTTCGGACTCACCGGAGAGGAACCGCGCACCCTCGACCAAATAGCGGTCATCCAGGGGGTGACCCGGGAGCGCGTGCGTCAGATCGAGAAGCGCGCCTTGGCCCTCCTAAAGGTGCCACGACTCGAACGGTATCTGAGGGACTAG
- a CDS encoding o-succinylbenzoate synthase, translating into MLPSLHDVLATARVVDLPLVTRFRGLTSREAVLIEGPAGWCEFSPFVEYDDEEAAAWLSAALEFGWQDTPALLRDRVPVNATVPAVDAAEVPALLARFPGCRTAKVKVADPGQTLAEDVERVRAVRSALGPEGRIRVDANGLWNLDEAEHAIHALAEFDLEYVEQPCASIEELAEIRRRTDYLDLPIAADESVRKQADPLLVSRSGAADLLVVKVQPLGGIRAVLAIQAETGLPLIVSSALDTSVGISMGAFLAGALPELDYDCGLATASLLAADVTREPLLPVDGHIPVRRVVPDADLLDTYAASPERRDWWLARITRVHALLND; encoded by the coding sequence ATGCTCCCCTCACTGCACGACGTGCTCGCCACCGCCCGCGTGGTCGACCTTCCCCTCGTCACCCGTTTTCGCGGGCTCACCAGCCGGGAAGCCGTGCTGATCGAGGGCCCGGCCGGCTGGTGCGAGTTCTCTCCGTTCGTCGAGTACGACGATGAGGAAGCCGCCGCCTGGCTCAGCGCCGCACTGGAGTTCGGCTGGCAGGACACCCCGGCGCTGCTGCGCGACCGGGTGCCTGTGAACGCCACGGTTCCCGCCGTGGACGCCGCCGAGGTACCCGCCCTGCTGGCGCGGTTCCCCGGCTGCCGCACCGCCAAGGTGAAGGTCGCCGATCCCGGCCAGACCCTCGCCGAAGACGTGGAGCGGGTGCGCGCCGTGCGCAGCGCGCTCGGCCCGGAGGGACGCATCCGCGTGGACGCGAACGGGCTGTGGAACCTCGACGAAGCCGAACACGCCATTCACGCGCTGGCCGAGTTCGACCTCGAGTACGTCGAACAGCCCTGCGCGTCGATCGAGGAACTCGCCGAGATCCGCCGTCGCACCGACTACCTCGACCTGCCGATCGCGGCCGACGAGAGCGTGCGCAAGCAGGCCGACCCGCTCCTGGTGTCGCGCTCGGGAGCCGCCGACCTACTCGTGGTCAAGGTGCAGCCGCTCGGCGGCATCCGTGCGGTACTGGCGATCCAGGCCGAGACCGGCCTGCCCCTCATCGTGTCCAGCGCCCTCGACACCTCGGTGGGCATCTCCATGGGCGCGTTCCTGGCCGGGGCGTTGCCCGAGCTGGACTACGATTGCGGCCTGGCGACGGCGTCACTGCTGGCCGCCGATGTGACCCGTGAGCCGCTGCTGCCGGTGGACGGTCACATCCCGGTGCGCCGGGTGGTGCCGGATGCCGACCTGCTGGACACCTACGCCGCGAGCCCCGAACGCCGCGACTGGTGGCTCGCCCGCATCACCCGCGTGCACGCGCTCCTCAACGACTGA
- the ccsB gene encoding c-type cytochrome biogenesis protein CcsB, translating to MAVYALAFIAFAIDLAKRSSAVDSAAAASGAAGESSVAGAVAGGTTTLTRISARIANDAVTPYGRSASLRVGVSLTVLAWGLHVVAAVLRGIAAERVPWANMYEFAMTGTLLIVTVFLIVLTRTDLRFLGTFVTGLILILLGIAALQFYVEVAPLPPALQSVWLVIHVFVASLGTGFFALGFALSFVQLLQSRREEQVGTDKPGRLKFLKTLPTAFTLENLAYRVNIIGFILWTFTLMAGSIWAERAWGRYWGWDTKEVWTFIIWVIYAGYIHARATRGWRGSRSAWLAIIGFAAVMFNFGVVNVFFKGLHAYSGL from the coding sequence ATGGCCGTGTATGCGCTGGCGTTCATCGCCTTCGCGATCGACCTGGCCAAGCGCAGCTCCGCCGTCGACTCGGCGGCCGCTGCCTCCGGTGCTGCCGGTGAATCCTCGGTGGCCGGTGCGGTGGCGGGGGGCACCACGACGCTCACCCGCATCAGCGCGCGCATCGCCAACGACGCCGTAACGCCGTACGGTCGCTCCGCGAGCCTCCGGGTGGGCGTCTCGCTCACCGTGCTGGCCTGGGGGCTGCACGTCGTGGCCGCGGTGCTCCGCGGCATCGCTGCCGAGCGGGTGCCGTGGGCCAACATGTACGAGTTCGCGATGACGGGCACGCTGCTCATCGTCACGGTCTTCCTCATCGTGCTCACCCGCACCGACCTGCGCTTCCTCGGCACCTTCGTCACGGGCCTGATCCTGATCCTGCTCGGCATCGCTGCCCTGCAGTTCTACGTCGAGGTCGCCCCGCTGCCGCCGGCGCTGCAGTCGGTGTGGCTCGTCATCCACGTGTTCGTGGCGTCGCTCGGCACGGGCTTCTTCGCCCTCGGCTTCGCGCTCTCCTTCGTGCAGCTGCTGCAGTCCCGGCGCGAAGAGCAGGTCGGCACGGACAAGCCTGGTCGGCTCAAGTTCCTGAAGACGCTGCCCACGGCGTTCACGCTGGAGAACCTGGCCTACCGGGTGAACATCATCGGCTTCATCCTGTGGACCTTCACCCTCATGGCGGGGTCGATCTGGGCCGAACGCGCCTGGGGCCGGTACTGGGGCTGGGACACCAAAGAGGTGTGGACCTTCATCATCTGGGTGATCTACGCCGGGTACATCCACGCACGGGCCACCCGCGGCTGGCGTGGATCGCGTTCGGCCTGGCTGGCCATCATCGGCTTCGCCGCCGTCATGTTCAACTTCGGCGTCGTAAACGTGTTCTTCAAGGGCCTGCACGCCTACTCGGGCCTCTAG
- a CDS encoding ATP-dependent DNA ligase — MGKLTYDSSLTADFDDRVLAHIQVVIGAKLRRGEAFYFTWRDDPQGGDGRSTIWMHPSIPLAYKYFGGRSPSLNRDWIEALMLTANSSGGLQIVPEPHRLGSTSVVKDDS, encoded by the coding sequence ATGGGCAAGCTGACGTACGATTCGAGCCTCACGGCGGACTTCGATGACCGGGTCCTCGCCCACATTCAGGTTGTGATCGGCGCGAAACTGCGCCGGGGCGAGGCCTTCTACTTCACCTGGCGCGACGACCCCCAGGGTGGCGACGGGCGCAGCACCATTTGGATGCATCCGAGCATTCCACTGGCCTACAAGTATTTCGGGGGGCGTTCGCCCAGCCTGAACCGTGACTGGATCGAAGCACTGATGCTGACCGCGAACTCGTCCGGCGGCTTGCAGATCGTGCCCGAACCACACCGGCTCGGTTCCACCTCGGTCGTGAAGGATGACTCGTGA